Proteins from one Niallia circulans genomic window:
- a CDS encoding MFS transporter has protein sequence MKKTRPALTIFLFFLGWVFMYADRNILSPVMGSIGEEWSLNQTQLGLMSTVFFAAYALMQIPTGILADKFGRVKVLVIGFIVFGIGTYLSGASATFGIFLMMRALTGLGEGTYYGSQYGISSTITPKKYRGLVSAIINSGMAFGISLGFMSSSYFTYTLNKGWQFPFYVFAIPTIIVGILIAVFVRDNSHKEKKQNVQATEKVEWKKIFTKNHIFVYILIFCSLYGFFGMLTWLPYYLQTARDIEASQTGIISSLVPWASIPGAILFGFLSDRIKSRKPLIIGLALAGALCQFIIPYTENYSFLIVGLCLYGLLGKLALDPVLISYMADITPQSMYSRVYGFFNFSGMLSSIFAPYITGYFADKTGSLEFGFYLAGGLLIIGAVLFLFTTDKNQASSSSIQPVSLKREEKLV, from the coding sequence ATGAAAAAAACACGTCCTGCACTCACTATCTTTTTATTCTTTTTAGGCTGGGTATTTATGTATGCTGACAGGAATATTTTATCACCTGTTATGGGAAGTATCGGGGAGGAATGGAGTTTAAATCAAACACAGCTAGGCTTAATGTCGACTGTTTTCTTTGCTGCATATGCACTCATGCAAATCCCAACAGGAATTTTGGCTGATAAATTCGGCCGTGTGAAAGTTCTTGTAATCGGCTTTATCGTTTTTGGTATCGGAACATATTTGAGCGGTGCATCTGCAACATTCGGCATATTTTTAATGATGCGTGCACTAACGGGATTAGGAGAAGGCACCTATTACGGGTCCCAATACGGAATTTCCTCCACAATAACACCGAAAAAGTATCGAGGACTTGTTTCTGCCATCATAAATAGCGGTATGGCGTTTGGTATCTCGCTAGGATTTATGTCATCAAGCTATTTTACTTATACATTGAACAAAGGATGGCAATTCCCCTTTTATGTATTTGCGATTCCAACCATTATCGTTGGTATCTTAATTGCTGTTTTTGTTCGTGACAACTCGCATAAAGAGAAAAAACAGAATGTTCAAGCAACAGAAAAAGTGGAGTGGAAAAAAATCTTCACAAAAAACCATATATTCGTTTATATTTTGATTTTCTGCTCTTTATATGGATTTTTCGGAATGCTTACATGGCTTCCATATTACTTGCAAACAGCTAGAGATATTGAAGCATCACAAACTGGAATTATTTCTTCTTTAGTACCATGGGCTTCCATCCCTGGAGCAATTCTTTTCGGTTTCTTATCTGATCGAATTAAAAGCAGAAAACCGCTTATTATCGGCCTTGCATTAGCAGGTGCATTATGTCAATTTATTATCCCGTATACAGAAAATTATTCCTTTTTGATTGTCGGCTTATGCTTGTACGGTTTACTTGGAAAATTGGCGTTAGATCCAGTTTTGATTTCCTATATGGCTGACATCACTCCACAGTCGATGTATTCAAGAGTGTATGGGTTCTTTAACTTCAGCGGAATGCTTTCCTCTATTTTCGCACCATATATTACAGGGTATTTTGCTGACAAAACAGGAAGTCTTGAATTTGGGTTTTATTTAGCAGGAGGGTTGTTAATAATCGGTGCTGTGTTATTTTTATTCACGACTGATAAAAATCAAGCTAGTTCCAGTTCCATTCAACCTGTCAGCTTAAAAAGGGAGGAGAAGCTAGTTTGA
- the ggt gene encoding gamma-glutamyltransferase yields the protein MNKVIVGTKTMVVSPHYLASQAGERILDNGGNAFDAAVAVSACLAVVYPHMTGLGGDSFWLTYEAKDKKIRSYNGSGKSGAAATRDKYKGKDSIPFRGIESVITVPGMVDSWDAILNEYGSMSLQDVLAPAIEYAKYGFPLSNDQYENTVKNVELLKKDKDTEAIFLPDGETPRAFQKFVQTNLGHSLSQLAEKGRDDFYKGDLANKIITSLQKKGSFLTEADFADHQGEWGDPLSSTYRDYTIFQVPPNSQGFVGLMILNILENFDLSKIPHGSYQYYHLLVESIKASFYDRNKHLTDPNWHDIPLDRLLSKEYAKELANSISIEETSNISTQPVGSDTAHAAVVDSDGNAVSFIQSLYFEFGSGIVAGDTGITMQNRGSFFSLDEQHINALEPQKRTFHTLMPAMAFKNDKPYVLYGTQGGEGQPQTQTVMITRMFDYGMNPQEAISGPRFVWGRTWGEKTEELKMESRVSTDVLEKLQKAGHLVNRVEAFDGIMGHANAILIDDQGYLYGGVDPRSDGAAIGK from the coding sequence TTGAATAAAGTGATTGTTGGTACAAAAACGATGGTTGTAAGTCCACATTATTTAGCATCACAGGCTGGTGAAAGGATACTGGATAATGGTGGTAACGCCTTTGACGCAGCTGTGGCTGTCAGTGCTTGCCTTGCTGTCGTTTATCCTCATATGACAGGGCTCGGCGGGGATTCTTTTTGGCTTACTTATGAGGCAAAGGACAAGAAAATTCGCTCCTATAATGGCAGCGGCAAATCCGGCGCTGCAGCAACAAGGGATAAATATAAAGGAAAAGATTCCATCCCTTTTAGAGGCATTGAAAGTGTTATAACAGTGCCGGGGATGGTGGACAGCTGGGATGCCATATTGAATGAATATGGAAGTATGTCGCTTCAAGATGTACTAGCGCCTGCGATTGAATATGCAAAGTATGGCTTCCCCTTATCGAATGATCAATATGAAAATACAGTAAAGAATGTGGAGCTGCTTAAGAAAGATAAAGATACGGAAGCTATCTTCCTGCCGGACGGGGAAACTCCTCGTGCTTTTCAAAAGTTTGTGCAAACGAATCTGGGACACTCATTATCCCAATTGGCAGAAAAGGGAAGAGATGATTTTTATAAAGGTGATTTGGCAAACAAAATCATAACGAGTCTACAGAAAAAAGGTAGCTTTTTAACAGAAGCTGATTTTGCAGATCATCAGGGAGAGTGGGGAGACCCGCTTTCGAGTACTTATCGTGACTATACTATATTTCAAGTACCACCTAATTCACAAGGATTTGTGGGCTTGATGATCCTTAATATTTTGGAAAATTTCGATCTATCTAAGATACCTCATGGTTCTTATCAATATTATCACTTATTGGTGGAGTCAATAAAAGCAAGCTTCTATGACCGAAACAAGCACTTAACAGATCCGAATTGGCATGATATTCCTTTAGATAGGCTCTTAAGCAAGGAATACGCTAAGGAGCTTGCAAATTCCATATCAATTGAAGAAACAAGTAATATATCAACACAGCCTGTTGGCAGCGATACAGCACATGCTGCAGTTGTAGATAGTGATGGCAATGCAGTTTCCTTTATTCAAAGTCTTTATTTCGAGTTTGGCTCTGGAATTGTTGCTGGAGATACAGGGATAACTATGCAAAATAGAGGCTCCTTCTTTTCATTAGATGAACAACATATTAATGCATTGGAACCACAAAAAAGAACTTTTCATACATTGATGCCTGCAATGGCTTTTAAAAACGATAAACCATATGTATTATATGGAACGCAAGGAGGCGAGGGACAGCCGCAAACGCAAACTGTCATGATTACGAGAATGTTTGATTATGGCATGAATCCACAAGAAGCTATCAGTGGACCAAGATTTGTATGGGGCAGAACATGGGGGGAAAAGACTGAGGAATTGAAGATGGAAAGTCGTGTTTCAACAGACGTATTAGAAAAGCTGCAAAAGGCCGGTCACTTGGTAAACAGGGTAGAAGCTTTTGACGGAATAATGGGCCATGCTAATGC